From one Candidatus Nezhaarchaeota archaeon genomic stretch:
- a CDS encoding ferredoxin:thioredoxin reductase: protein MHKDRLAELRQWAEKVALERGVKVNPDERVANAVLMGLIRNEEKYGRRYCPCRVVSGDPGGDAAKVCPCVWMMEDVEEKGRCHCGLFIKG, encoded by the coding sequence GTGCACAAAGATAGACTTGCTGAGCTTAGACAGTGGGCTGAAAAAGTGGCCCTAGAGCGAGGAGTAAAGGTAAACCCCGACGAAAGGGTCGCCAACGCCGTATTAATGGGGCTAATTAGAAACGAGGAAAAGTACGGCCGGCGCTACTGTCCATGTAGAGTAGTATCGGGGGATCCTGGGGGCGATGCCGCAAAGGTCTGCCCCTGCGTCTGGATGATGGAGGACGTTGAGGAGAAGGGAAGGTGCCACTGCGGGCTCTTTATTAAGGGGTGA